In the Paenibacillus sp. FSL R7-0337 genome, TAGATTCGCTGGTTCAAGCCTTAATCAAGGCAAAGGAGTACTTCAGCTATGAACTTGGATGACTTATATAGACGCGTAATTATGGATCATTACAAAAATCCCCGGAATCGCGGCTCATTTGAAGACGACGCACTTAAGATCGAACTCAATAACCCTACCTGCGGCGACCGTATTACACTTCAGCTTAAGGTGGAGGATGGCGTTGTCCAAGACGCCCGTTTCAGCGGCGAAGGCTGTTCGATCAGCATGTCGTCGGCTTCGATGATGACGGAAGCGGTCAAAGGCCAGACAGTAGCGCATGCGCTTGAGATGGCCGACAGCTTCTCCTCTCTAATGAAGGGTGAGGCAGCCGATTTTGGAGACTACGAAGATATTGAGGCCCTCTCCGGTGTTAATAAATTTCCTGCGCGGATCAAATGTGCCACTCTGGCCTGGAACGCGCTTCGCAAAGGCATAGAAACGTAAGAAGCTTATCAATAACATTACACAAGGAGGCTGACACCATGGCTAAGAAAGCGCCTGATATGGAGGAATACCAGTACGGATTCCGTGACGAGCACAAGTCGATATTTCAGTCTGGTAAAGGACTCACGGAAGAAATCGTCCGGGAAATCTCCGCTATCAAAAACGAACCGGAATGGATGCTGGAATTCCGGCTGAAATCCCTGGAGCAGTTCCGCAAGATGCCAATGCCGCAGTGGGGCGGGAATCTGGATGATCTGGACTTCGAGGATATCCAATATTATGTTAGACCTTCAGAGAAGCAGGGCAAGACTTGGGAGGAAGTTCCTTCTGAGATCAAAGAGACCTTCGACAAGCTGGGGATTCCGGAAGCGGAGCAGAAGTTCCTTGCCGGTGTCTCTGCACAGTATGAATCCGAGGTCGTCTATCACAGCATGCAGCAGAACCTGGAAGATCAGGGTGTAATCTTCACGGATACAGATTCTGCGCTTCGTGATCACCCGGAGCTGTTCAAGAAGTTCTTCGGTACGATCATTCCTCCTGCAGACAACAAGTTCGCCGCACTTAACAGTGCCGTATGGTCCGGGGGCAGCTTCATCTATGTTCCTAAGGGTGTGAAGTGTGAAGTTCCTTTGCAGGCTTACTTCCGCATCAACTCCGAGAATATGGGACAATTCGAGCGTACTCTGATCCTGGCAGACGAAGACAGCTTCGTGCATTACGTTGAAGGCTGTACTGCCCCGATCTACAGCACGAACTCTCTGCATAGCGCAGTGGTTGAGATTCTATGCATGAAGAATGCCCGTGTCCGTTATACAACGATTCAGAACTGGGCACCGAACATCTATAACCTGGTTACCAAACGTGCGGTTGCCGAAGAGAATGCTACCATGGAATGGGTAGACGGCAACATTGGCTCCAAGCTGACAATGAAATATCCAGCGGTTGTTCTTAAAGGCCGTGGAGCCAAGGGCTCTGTATTGTCCATCGCGGTAGCGGGCAAGAATCAGCATCAGGATGCAGGTGCCAAAATGATCCACTTAGCACCGGATACCACCTCAACCATCGTATCCAAGTCGATCAGCAAGCACGGCGGCAAGGTCACTTACCGTGGACTCGCTTCCTTCGGCCGCAAGGCAGAAGGCGCGAAATCCAATATCAAATGCGATACGCTCATTCTGGATAACGAGTCCACCTCGGACACTATTCCTTACAATGAGATCATGAACGATAACATTGTGCTTGAGCATGAAGCTACCGTCTCCAAGGTGTCTGAAGAGCAGCTCTTCTACCTTATGAGCCGCGGTCTCTCCGAAGCCGAGGCCACGCAGATGATTATCATGGGCTTCATCGAGCCGTTCACCAAGGAGCTGCCGATGGAATATGCGGTCGAGATGAACAGATTGATCAAGTTTGAAATGGAAGGCTCCATCGGGTAACCGGGGCTTCCTCCATTATTCAAAGATATATTCAGTGAGTGTCCACAGAACTTTGATGCAGGTTGGTCAAAGCTCTGTGGGCATTTTTGTGTTCTATTAGAACTGCTTGAGCTTTTTTCAATAGTAAGGATAAGGTGGACTGAGAAGCTCTTATTTCTTCATAAAAGCTCACATTGGTGCTGAAACGGACTGAGTTTCCGTTATTTTGTCTTTCGAGGTGTTAAAGCAGGGTCGGTCTATGAAATAAAGGAATCTGAGTCCGATTGCTGAGTAAATACTGCTGATTTTCCCGATTAGCGGAATTTCAGTCCTCTTCAAAGGCCATTTCGCAATAAAAATACATAAAATACCTTTTATTGGGCTTCTAAAAAGCTGTTTCACATCGTTGAATCTTGCTATATCTTAATTGAGCAGTAATTGCGAGGAAATAGCAGCATTTAAAACGACGGGCGTCCTTTTGCCCCTGCTTAAGCCCGGTTTACTCCGGAAAAAGAGGGAAAACGGAGGTTTCTCCCCTTTGCCGCATTAAATTAGGGATGATAAACTGCTTAAAGTCACTAAATTGGAAGCGCTAAAAAAGCTAGCTTACGGTGCGATATTTAGAGACCAAGTTCTTGCTTACGAGGCAAGTTACTTCGTAAAGCTAAGTTTATGCTTACGAGACAAGTTACTTCGTAAAGCTAAGTTTATGCTTACGAGACAAGTTACTTCGTAAAGCTAAGTTTATGCTTACGGAGCCAGCTTTACTTCGTAAAGCTTTAAGGAGGAGAGATATGGATGTTCTCAGGCAACTGCGGGGCTTTTATCGGGAGAAGCTACACTATCTGATTCTGTCGATTGTATGTTTGGCGGCCGCAACTGCAGTGGGGCTTATTACCCCCAATTTGTTAAGGAGATTGATCGATGATGTTATTATTCCCCTAAAGTTTACTGAGGTGCCCGTTCTCGCTCTCAGTGTGCTTGCTGTCATTATTGTCAAGGCGTGCCTGCAGTTTGCCCATGGATTTTTCGGCGGACGGCTGGGGAATTTCCTGGCTTACCGGCTGCGCAATGCCTGCTATGAGAAGCTGCAATTTCTGTCCTTCCGGTATTATGATACGGCGAAGACAGGTGACTTGATGTCCCGGCTGACCGGAGATTTGGAAGCGATCCGCATGTTCATCGGCTTCGGATTTGCCCAATTGCTGAATGTGTTCTTCATGGTTCTGTTCGGCTCCATTATGATGTTCACCATCAATTGGCAGCTGACGCTGGTTACTCTGATTACAATGCCGATTCTGGCGGTAGTTGCGCTTAGATTCGAATCTAAGATTCATCCGGCCTTTCAGGAGATGCGCCTGGCGTTAAGTTCCCTGACAACGGCAGTACAGGAGAATGTCACCGGTGTAAGAACGGTCAAATCGTTTGCCAGAGAGGCCTACGAAGTTGAGAAGTTCTCACACCGTAATGAACGTTAT is a window encoding:
- the sufU gene encoding Fe-S cluster assembly sulfur transfer protein SufU, with amino-acid sequence MNLDDLYRRVIMDHYKNPRNRGSFEDDALKIELNNPTCGDRITLQLKVEDGVVQDARFSGEGCSISMSSASMMTEAVKGQTVAHALEMADSFSSLMKGEAADFGDYEDIEALSGVNKFPARIKCATLAWNALRKGIET
- the sufB gene encoding Fe-S cluster assembly protein SufB; translation: MAKKAPDMEEYQYGFRDEHKSIFQSGKGLTEEIVREISAIKNEPEWMLEFRLKSLEQFRKMPMPQWGGNLDDLDFEDIQYYVRPSEKQGKTWEEVPSEIKETFDKLGIPEAEQKFLAGVSAQYESEVVYHSMQQNLEDQGVIFTDTDSALRDHPELFKKFFGTIIPPADNKFAALNSAVWSGGSFIYVPKGVKCEVPLQAYFRINSENMGQFERTLILADEDSFVHYVEGCTAPIYSTNSLHSAVVEILCMKNARVRYTTIQNWAPNIYNLVTKRAVAEENATMEWVDGNIGSKLTMKYPAVVLKGRGAKGSVLSIAVAGKNQHQDAGAKMIHLAPDTTSTIVSKSISKHGGKVTYRGLASFGRKAEGAKSNIKCDTLILDNESTSDTIPYNEIMNDNIVLEHEATVSKVSEEQLFYLMSRGLSEAEATQMIIMGFIEPFTKELPMEYAVEMNRLIKFEMEGSIG